The Halobacillus amylolyticus nucleotide sequence TGGTTTACCAGGACTTTCGATTACTTCCCAGATTAACCGTTTATGAAAACGTCGCATTTGCTTTAGAGGTTATTGAAGAATCTCCAAATCAAATTCGACGTCGCGTGATGGATGTTCTGGATCAAGTACGTTTGAAAAATAAAGCTCGGTTTATTCCTGATGAATTGTCTGGTGGGGAACAGCAGAGGGTGTCGATTGCACGTGCCATCGTCAATCATCCTAAGCTTCTCATTGCAGACGAGCCAACGGGCAACCTAGATCCTGATACATCATGGGAAATCATGCACATCCTTGAGGAAATAAACGAAAATGGGACCACTGTTCTTATGGCTACCCATAGTCAAGAGATTGTAAATACTATCCGCAGACGCGTCATTGCAATTGAGGATGGCCAGATCGTACGCGATGAAGCACGGGGGAATATGGGTATGAAACTTAGAACCCTCGGCAGACACACACGTGAAGGAAGTAAAAGCGTTTGGCGTAACGGATGGATGACGGTTTCCGCGATTGGAGCTGTGACGACAACACTGTTGTTGGTCGGTGTATTCTTAGCGCTCATGCTTAACTTAAACGAAATCGCTTCAAATGTTGAAGAGGATGTAGAGGTTAAAGTTTTGCTTGAGCTGACGGCTTCAGAAGAACAAATTGCTAATCTAAGAGAGCAAATAGAAGACATCCCTGAAGTTGGCACAATTAATTTTTCCTCAAAAGAAGAAGAATTAAACCAATTGATTGATAGTCTTGGTGATCAAGGTCAGGCTTTTGAACTATTTAAACAAAGTAATCCATTAAATAATGCGTTTGTTATTAAACCGAAGGATCCTATTGATGCGGTTGATATAGCAGAGGAAATAGAACAGATGGAGTACGTGTACCAGGTAGATTATGGGGAAGAAGTCGTTCAGCAAATTTTCCAGTTTAACCAATACGCAAGAACAATTGGACTGGCATTAATTATTGGACTCGTCTTTACAGCTATCTTCCTTATTTCAAATACGATCAAAATTACAATTATCGCTCGACGCAGGGAAATTGGAATTATGAAACTTGTCGGGGCAACGAATTCATTTATCCGGTGGCCATTTTTCATTGAAGGGCTGCTGTTAGGGGTTCTTGGTTCTATCATTCCGATAGCTGCCGTCGTTACAGGTTACTATTATCTTTATTACAACCTGCGAGATAAGATTCAATTTGAATTTATTGAATTGCTGCCATTTTATCCATTTGCCTTGCAGTTATCGGGAATTATTTTGGCAATTGGAGCTTTTATTGGTGTTTGGGGAAGCGTAATGAGCGTTCGTAAATTCTTAAAAGTATAGGACATGGGGAGGAGAAAGGATTCGATGAAAAAGATAAATACAGCAATGCTTGCGATTTTATTCGTAGCTGGATCTCTACTATCTTCCGCGGGAAGTGTGGCGGCCAATTCGGAACTAGATAATGTAAAAGATAAGTTAAATGACTTACAAGATGAACAAGGCAGTGTAAATGAACAACAAGGTAATGTTTCAGAGAAGAAAGCAGAGACTCAAGATGAAATTTCGGAGAACGAAGAAGAGCAATCTGAAACAGAATCTCAAATAGCCTCAATTGATAAAGAACTGTCGGAAACTCAAGAAAAACTTCGCGTTAAAGAAGACGAGATACGAAAGAATGAAGAAGCAATTAGGAAAAATGAAGCTGAGATCAAAAAGCTTGAAGAAGAAATTAAAGTACTCAAGAAACGTATTGAGAAAAGGGAAGAACTATTAACAGAACGTTTACGTGCGATGCAGCAAAGCGGTGGAGATATTAAATATTTAGAAGTATTAATGGGCTCCCAAAACTTTGGGGATTTCATTGATCGTGCATCTGCCGTAACGACGATTATGGACCAGGATAAAGATATTATGGATACCCATATGGCTGAGAAAAAACTCTTAGAAGAAAAGAAAGTTGAAGTAGAAGAAAGAAAGCAAGAATTAGAGAAACAAGAGCAAGAATTAGAGAAACAAAAACAGGAATTAGAAGCTATTAAACAAGAACTTGATGGGAAGTTAGCAGAAAAAGAAGAGCTGATGGCTGATCTTGAACTTCAGCATGACCAGCTTCACAAACATAAAATGAATCTAGAAGAGGAACAATCTATCCTGAGTAATCAGGAAGCAACGATTCAACAAGCCATTGAAAATGCAAAAAGTGAACAATCGCAAATCCAAGCGGAGATTGAAAGGCAACAAGAGCTTGAAAGACAAAGAGAAGCTGCTGCGGCTAAAGAAAAAGAAGCACAGGCTAGCAGTTCCAACTCAGGCAGTGTGAGTGCAAGTGCCAGCAGTTCCCCTGCTCCGGAACCAGCACCAGCGCCAGCGCCAGTTGTTTCAAGTAGTAATTTCATACGCCCAGCAAGCGGTCCTGTTACTTCTGGATATGGTCCTCGCGGTGGGGGGCATCATCCAGGAATTGACATCGGAGGTAATGGAAGACCTATTGTGGCGGCTGCTTCCGGTACAGTGTTAAAATCCTATTATTCTAGTAGTTATGGGAATGTTGTTTTCCTTACACACTATATTGATGGACAAGTTTACACGACCGTTTATGCTCATATGCAAAATCGAAATGTAAGTACAGGTCAATCCGTGAGTAAAGGAACTCAACTTGGTCTAATGGGAAGCACAGGCCAATCCACGGGTCCGCATCTTCATTTCGAAATACATCAAGGAGCCTGGAATGTATCAAAAAGTAATGCTATTAATCCTAGAAACTATATAAACTTTTAGATAATCAAAGCAATAATTGATGCACACCATGTCGACAGAGGGACATGGTGTGCATTTTTCGAAGTGTTATGCAATTCCTGGGCTCGGAATCTTTGTAAAAGGTAAGCAAATAGTTAGGTCATTCATTTAAATAAGATTTATATTAAAAGTATGGGGAGGCCATAACATGAAAAAAATGCTACTGATCATAACAACTTTACTAACTATCTATTCGTTATTGGTTCCAACCGTATTTGCTAAATCGGATCCATCTCCCCCAACCCTATTAAGCGAAGCGGCTATTGTTATTGATGCCAAATCAGGTGAAGTACTTTATGAGAAGAATGGGAAGACACAGAAGTATCCTGCCAGTCTAACTAAAATTGCAACTGCCATTTACGCGATAGAAACTGCTGACTTAGATGAGGTAGTGACAGTCAGTAAAAATGCAAGGCATACGGAGGGGACAAGGGTCTATCTGGAAGAAGGAGAACAAGTGCCCCTGAAGAAACTCCTTCAAGGGTTGTTGATTAATTCAGGTAATGACGCAGGTGTAGCGATAGCTGAACACCTAAGTGGTAGTGTGGATCAGTTTGCTTCTGAAATAAATAGTTATTTAAAGAATGAAATCGGTGTAAAAAATACTCATTTCAAAAATCCACATGGCCTTTTTAACCCTGAACACGTAACGACAGCAGAGGACTTAGCAGCAATTACACAGTATGCTATGAAGAATGAAGTGTTTAGAAATATATTTGGCACCAAAAAGCTTGAATGGAATGGTGATGCCTGGGATACCACCCTTTTTTCACATCACAAACTTATGAGGCAGAAACCATATGAAGAAATCGTCACTGGTGGGAAAACCGGTTATGTGGATCAGTCGGGGTTTACTTTGGCAACCACGGCAGAGAAAGAAAACATTAGTTTAATTATCATCACCTTGAATAGTGATACCCAACGAGGAGCATATAACGACACAATGAAGTTATTGGAGTATGGGTTGGAAAATTTCGAGACTTCCAGTATTCCAAAAGGGAAGACATTTATGGCTGAGGGAACAGAGTATATTACTTCAGAAAAGTTATACTTTACTCATCCATTAAATGAGCTAACAAATAAGCAAGTCAAAGAAGACGGCAGCTTGCAAATTATCGATCGAAATGGTGAAAATTTAGCTTCTTTTCAACTAGAAGAAAATAATGATAAAGAAAAGGCTGGACAAGCAGGAAATGCGGACTCTGATGATTCTGGATTACCAATGGAGAACCACCTTCCCAATCTATTCATCAGTATTGGTTTAAGTATTGTTGATTTGTTTTATAAATACACGTGAGAAAGATGATAGGAAACTGCCATTTCCCTTTTCTGGGGAATGAAGGTTTCCTATTTTTATATGGATTACTTGTGTTCATAAAAAAGGTTTTGATAATGCTGATAAGTGTTGATTTGATCATCTACAGATACATGTGGTACAAATGACCATTCTCTTCCCTTAATCACTTCTGCATACATCTCTTGCAGTGTTACTTGTTGTAATGCCATTTCAATGTGGGCGTATTTAACATTTGTGTCCTTCATCAAAAGTGCGGAAGTAAAGTTTGTGGTTGCCATGGACTTTGCGGCCGCATGTGCTTCTAACGCAATCCATTTGTTGTCAGAGCCCAAATTTTGGTCAAATGCGTCAGCAGAAGGTGAGTTCTTCATATAATGCAAAGGTGGTACTTCGACATATCCGCCATGGTTAGGGTTAATCAAGGTTAACATCACCCTAACGTGAGCACTCATCGTATTTACTTGTAAACTGATGATCTTTTTCAGAGCTGTTATCGATACCGTACTGTAATAACGCTTAAGCTTATTAATCATCCCTTTATGTGCAGCCAAATGTTCAGCCATTAACCCTAAGTCTGTTGCCGGTAATGTCATGGGTACCGCCTCCTTTTAAAGTTTAGTTCACTTATCACAATATGAAGGAGGGCGATATTTGTTAAAACGAGAGATCTTGTGAGGGTATCACCTTTTACTCGAGGTGTAATAAGGTTTATACAAAAAACAGGCTGTCAGGAAAAACAGCCTGTTTTATCAATGGTTGTTAAACTTTTTGAGAATCGTTTCTATATCTTTTATGGTACTTGATAAAATATCGGCTACAGATGCTTTCTGGCTGAGTCGTGGACTTTGACCAGACCAGAGTGACATATAGTGAGGTTTGTTTTGTTCAGCAGCAGCCTTTCTTATTCCTTTTGTTAATGTGTTCTGAATGGGATAGTCTGGCAAAATACTTTCGTGCTTGCGCATTTCCTGAATGAACCGGTTATCGATCCCTCTAGCTGGTTTTCCGCTAAATGCTGTGGTCACTGTAGTAGCGTCTTCCGTATTAGCAAGGAGCGCTTCTTTGTGGTGTCCTTTAGCCCCGCTTTCTTCACTTGTAACAAAAGCAGTTCCCATCTGCACTCCCTGGGCTCCTAGCATAAGTGCAGCGGTAACGCCCCGGGCATCCATTATCCCGCCGGCAGCAATGACAGGAATAGACACGTGATCCACCGTCTGCGGGACGAGCGACATCGTTCCGATCATAGAGCATTCAAATGGACGGTCGAACGTACCGCGATGTCCTCCCGCTTCACTTCCTTGGGCAACCACTGCATCCATTCCCGCTTCTTCATTAAGAATCGCTTCTTTTACGGTAGTTGCTGTGCCAATTAACAAAATATCATGTTCTTTTAGTTTGTCTATCACGGTTTTGGATGGAATTCCGAACGTAAAGCTGCAAATCGGCACTTGTTCTTCAATGATGGTATCGATTTGCTGTTCAAATACACGGGTGATCTCACCACTGTTTGCTTTTATATCCAAATCATTGAAGTAAGGCTGTAACAGCGTGTTGGCTTTCTCAACTTGGTTTGGGATATGTTTTGGTGTTTCAGGGATAAATACATTTACTGCAAATGGATGCGTAGTCTTTTGTTTAATCCCTTGAATGACTGCTTGCATTTCGACAGGATCCATATACCCAGCACCTAGCGTTCCTAATGCACCGGTATTTGAAACAGAGGCTACAAGATCTGATGTAGTGATCCCGCCTGCCATGCCTGCTTGGATAATTGGAAATTCAATGCCTAACGCTTCGGTTAATTTCGTTTGGTTCCACATTCATACCCCTCCGCAAGAATCAGTTTCTTTAACCTTAAGTGACGTCTCGCGTAAACACAAGAGGATTTGATCGAAATTATTTGGAACGGCGCTTATTTATCATTAAGCGCTTTGTTTTTCATTAACATAAGCATAGATGATGTCTTGCGGAGCGGAATACTGGCCTTCTAACTCTTGAAAGAGCCAGTCTCTATCAACCCCTAATAATGTTAAATTATGCTTTTGAATTTTTCCGTCGACGATTACAGATATAGGTAAGCCTTCATCCTATATGGGAATATTCATATGTTCAACAGTACGGGTCTATTAGCTGCCGTAGAGATTACACTTAACTAACTCGCCAACTGGTTCAAGTAAGGCATACTCTACATCACTCACCTTTGGATATCCCTTACTTCTAAGGATCGATAGCAGCTGGGGGACTGAAAGATGCGCCTTTTCTAAGTTATCCTCAAGGATTTCTCCCCTTTTAATTAAAAGGGCAGGCTGCCTGAAGAATAAGTGATTTCCTATTTGATTTAGAGTTCACAGAGAAAAGAACTAGATGTTTAACAGTGGCTAATCTGCTTTCTGAAAAAAGTAAATTCTCTAATCATACAAACCTGTATGTGTGACAGAAGTATGCTTTTTTTCGTTTTTGTATGGCGGTGGCAACTTTTGTGGTATTATTTAGTTAACTAAGAACGTATAGACATTATAGACGAACGGCTAAAATAAAAGTAGAAGAAAGAGTCGTGTTGGACATGTTTTCAGGTGTGCAGCATGAGTGGTTTAGGGCATCGCACATTTACGGTGTGGTGTCTTATTTGCTAGGATAAAGTCATCCAGGGAAATTCAATTATAGAAGGGTGAATGCGATGAATGTGAAAGCGCGTTACGCCGCGATTGTAGTGGTGCTTGCCGTTCTTATAGGTGCCGCGGGCTCGTATATAGGAATGCAATATTTTGGAGTAGGCAAAGAAAGCCCAACAGAGCGGCTGGCCAACGCTAGCCAGGGTGCGGAGAACTTTGGCAGTCTTTCTGAAGAAGAACAAAAAGAATTCATTGAAAATATGGCTGGCAGTACAAATTTAAAAAAGGTAGAGCAAGCGTACGGTGTCATTAAGGATAATGCTTTAAAAGATGTAGACCAGCAAAAGCTGGTTGAAGGAGCTATCCAAGGGATGCTTGATACATTAGAGGATCCATACAGTGTTTATATGGATAAGGAAACGATGGATCAATTCAGTCAAACGATCGAATCATCCTTTCAGGGAATTGGGGCGGAAGTGAGCATGGTCAACGATAAAGTGACCATTGTAGCACCGATTAAGGGATCCCCTGCTGAAGAAGCGGGACTTAAGCCAAATGATCAAATCCTTCAGGTGGATGGTGAAAGTTTGGAAGGCCTTGATTTGTATGAGGCTGTCTTAAAAATTCGCGGTGAAAAAGGATCTGAGGTCACACTTAAAGTGGACCGTCCGGGTGCAAGCGAACCGTTGAGTATCGATATCGTTCGTGATGATATCCCTCTAGAAACCGTCTATACAGATACGAAAACGATAAACGGCAAAAAGGCTGGAGTCATTGAAATTACCTCTTTCTCTGAAAAAACAGCAGAGGATTTTAAGAAGGCACTTAAGAAATTTGAGAATGACGGAATGGATGGGCTTGTCATTGATGTCCGAGGCAATCCTGGTGGTTTATTTGCAGATGTACAGGAAATTTTAAAACAGTTCATTCCGAAAGATCAACCGATCGTTCAAGTAGAGGATAGCAATGGAGAGGTTTCTCGTTATTTCTCAGATATTGAGTCTAAGAAAGATTATCCGATTACTGTCTTAATGAACGAGGGTAGTGCATCTGCATCAGAAATTCTGGCTGCTACCATGCATGAAGCTGGAGGCTATGAACTTGTCGGAACGAAGAGCTTCGGGAAAGGGACCGTGCAGCAGACCATTCCGATGGGTGATGGCAGTACGATCAAGCTGACACTTTTCAAATGGTTGACACCTGAAGGAAACTGGATTCATGAAAAAGGGGTTAAACCGACCGTCAAAGTGAAGCAGCCTGATTATTTCTATACAAATCCAGTCGAAATCAAAGAACCACTCACTTTTGATAGCAATGGTGAGAAGATTAAAAGTATCCAAGAGTTGTTAAAAGGATTAGGCTATACTCCTGGACGGACAGACGGATATTTCAGTGAGAAAACGAAAGCAGCTGTGGAGAAGTTCCAGTCTGATCATCAGCTGAACGTAACAGGGAAAGTTGATGCAGAAACGGCTGGGAAAATGGAAGAGCTGATCGTTAAAAAAATACGGGATGAAGAAAATGACCGTCAGATGCAAAAAGCTCTTGAGGTTCTGTTTCAATAAGCAGGAAATCGACCATTTTTAGCGAAATAAGTCCGTAGTCATAGACTGCGGACTTTTTCTTGAGATAAGAAAAGTTTTTTGATTTAGTTGGATAACTTGAGCGAAGGACCGAAAACCCTGGACAATTAAGTTGACTTACATGACGCTTGAGTATTTGGTGTTGATATCGGGGTTTCGCGCCTAGTCGAACTTCCCTATGTGTCTATAAGGGTATGTTACGCTTGTCTTAATACTGAGAGGAGAATTGCTGGTGGATGTTTGGTGGAATGAGATATGGAATGGATTAGCAAGACTTTTTATTCAACCGTTATTTTATTGGTCTGTAATCCTCTTATTTATTTTGTCGATTCGTAGAATAAAACAAGAACGTAGAAGTTTTGGAACAAAAGTGTTTGATATATTCGCTGAAGGGAGGAGTACATGGCGTGTTTCGATCATCGGTGGGTTGCTCTTATCCTTAATAGCGATTGGCGGGGGATCGTTTTCAACTACCCCTTCTTACTTCTATTAAGTGTAGTGACTGTTATTTTAAGTCTTACATTAAAACTGACTTGGCTATCGGCTGCCTATACATTCGGTTTGACGTACTTGTTGCTTCTAGTGGCTCCATACATACCTGCTGGCGTTCTTCCTGATGATTGGCTTGTTGTTCTAGAAAACACTTCTCTCACAGGTGTTGCGCTGACAATGAGTGTACTATTAATCATCGAGGGTGTGATTTTGGCGAAAACCTCTTCGAGAAGAACCTTTCCTGAACGCGTCAAAGGCAATCGTGGTAAGATGGTTGGTCAACATCGAGTGAAGAAGCTTGTCCTCATTCCAATGGTAGGTCTTCTTCCAGGTGGAATGATTGAACCTTTGGCCCCATGGTGGCCGCTATTTTCAATTGGTGAAAACAGCTATGGTTTTATACTTGTGCCTTTATTATTAGGATGGGAATGGGTTGCCCGTGCGCAAACACCGAAGTTGGTAGCCATGAAGATAGGACGTCAAACAGTGGCTATTGCTATCCTATCTTTCGTGTTATCTGTTGTGGGCTTATATGTGCCTATTCTGTCTCTTGCAGCGGTGGCAGTAAGTTTGTTAGGAAGAGAAGTGATCTACGCAGTCCACCGGATACGTGAGAATCGTCAACCGTTTTTCACAGCAGATCATAGAGGGGTAAGGATTCTTGGGACGATACCAGGAAGTCCGGCTGATGAGATGGATTTGCTGCCAGGGGAGTTGATTGTGAGGGTGAATTCTATTCCTGTTACGTCTGTCGAAGAATTTTACGAAGCCTTACAAACGACTGGAGCATTTAGTAAAATTGAAGTGAGAGACTTTAGAGGAGAAAATCGTTTTACACAACGTGCCATGTATGAAGGCGAGCATCATGAGCTCGGAATCTTATTTGTTCAGGAGGCTGTTCGTGAACAAATCGCGGAATAAGCTCCCTTTTGCTAAAAGCTTTGATTTCAAGGCTTTTAGCTTTTTTTGTTCTAGTATAAGGGGTTGATACATAAGATTTCCTAATGAAAATGATTCTCAAATTCATTGACAATGGTTTATTTTGCCCATAAACTAGAAAGAGTAGATGAAATGAACGAGGATTTTTCAAAATAGATAATGATACTTAACCAACATACAAATGGAGATTCAGCATTTGTAAAGGGGAGATATAGCATATGGATTCACTGTTGGCAAACGATCTGACACTAGGGTATGGAGATCAAGTGATCATAGATTCTTTAGACATAAAGATTCCTAAAGGTGAGGTAACTGTATTAATCGGCGGAAATGGCTGTGGAAAATCCACATTGCTTCGTTCTTTAGCACGACTATTAAAGCCTAAATCGGGGCAAGTTGTGCTTGATAGCTCGGATATATCAAAGATGCGCACAAAAGATGTAGCTAAGAAAATGGCAATTTTGCCCCAAAGCCCGACAACGCCTGAAGGGTTAAGTGTTTATCAGCTCGTGAAGCAAGGACGTTATCCTTACCAAAGCTGGGCAAAACGCTGGGCGCAAGAAGATGAGGAAGCCGTTAATAAAGCACTTACAGATACCAACTTATTAGAATTGAAACACCGGTCAGTGGACTCGTTATCCGGCGGCCAACGTCAGCGTGCATGGATTGCGATGACTCTAGCACAGGATACCGATTTACTATTATTAGATGAGCCGACGACTTACTTGGATATGTCACATCAAATCGATATACTCGATTTACTTTTTGATCTTAACAAGGATAATGGACGTACAGTTGTAATGGTTCTGCATGATATTAACCTTGCCTGTCGATACGCTGATCACATTGTCGCTGTAAAAGATAAAACAGTCTATGCACAGGGCAAACCTGAAGATGTAATTAACTGTGATTTAATGCAGCATGTCTTTGAAATGACATGTGATGTTCGGGAAGATCCTATTTTCGGTACGCCCATGTGCATCCCCCATGGCAAAGGACGCTGCTTAATTAAGCAAGCGCAAGCAGAAGCACAAGAACAGACAGTTCAGAGACAGACGGTTTAAATTTAAAAAAGTCACGAATGGGCAAAAATTCCTATTTGTGGCTTTTTTTTATGGATGAGTTCGTGTAAAATTTTGAATAAAGAGATAAGATTAATACGTATAGGAGTATGTAATGAATTCGGAAATGAGGAGATAGGTATGAAATTCATCGAAGGGTTACATAAGGGGAACAGCCTGCAAAAAGCAGTGTTTCAAGCACCAGATAGGCATGTCCTCCGTATCCTTATGGAGGGGATGTCCGATTTTGTGTTCCTCATGGAAGTCATTGATTACGATATGTATAAATATTTATATATAAATCATACGTCTGAACAGTGTTATCAGCTGGACCGCTCGAATTGGGAGGGGAAGCTGATAGAAGATATGCTTGAACCTGAGAATGCGTCGTACATAAAAAGCCATTATAATCAAGTTGTTGAGACAGCTGCACCTGTTACGTATAGAGATACAGTAGATATTAATGGGTATGAATTTGCCGGGCAGACCTTACTGACGCCATTTAGGGACGAAACAGGCAAGGTCGTCCAAATATTAGCGATCACAAGAGATATTACTGAACTTGCTAAAAAGGAGCAAGAACTTGATACAGTTAATGCTGTCTATCGTTCTTTACTAAAAAATACAGCAGATGCGATTCTTATTGTAAATCTTGACGGGGAAGTCTTAGAGTCCAATCTAGCTTTCGAAAAATTGTACGGATTTACAAAGGAAGAATTAAAGGAAGACCGCTTTCCTTTTGTTCCCTTTTCCTTGAAGTCGGAAGCAGATGAACTAATTGAAAAAGCAGTCCGGAAAAAGCATATCTCCGCTTATGAAACGAAACGTCGTCATAAAAATGGAGTCTGGATCGATGTCTCAGTGAGCGTTTCACCTATATATGGGAACGATGGAGACGTCATAGGAGTTAGTTCGGTCGTAAGAAACATTAGTGAACAAAAGGTCATGAATCAGAAGTTAAAAGCGATTCATTCTCGGTATCAATCCTTGTTTGAATTTAACCCATACCCTGTCGTCACATTAACATTAAGAGGAACAATTACAAAGGCCAATCCAGCTATGCTCCAAATGCCCAACTTCGAGGAAGAAGAACTTCTGCATTCCTCTTTTACAAAATGGATCCACGAGGAAGACATAGATCATGTCCATCAGCATATACGAGGAAGCTTCTCTGGAAAGAAAATATGGTTTCAAACCCGGTTGATCGCAAGGAGGGCTGAAAGGATTGTAAACGTATTCCTGACTCCGATTTTAACGGGACAGCGAAAAGCGGGTATGTATGCCATTTTGGAAGATATTACTGAAAAAGAGGTAACAATGAGAGCATTAAAACAAAGTGAGGCTAAGTTTAAGCTGATTGCCGATCATTCACAAGACCTTATTTCTGTCTTTAGCCCTTATGGAAAACTTATGTATGGGTCCCCCTCGCATGTGGACTTTTTTGGCTTTGACCCTGTTGATGCTGATGTTGATAAAATAGCGACAGTTGTCCATCCAAAAGAAATGGATCAATTAGTTGAAAGTTTTTGTTCATTGTTATAGGGGTACACACCCATTTTCTATGAATCCTCGGTTCTTGAATTCTCTCAAAGAATGGATATGGTTTGAAGGGGGACCCCTGTGTTAGATGATCAAACTAGGGTGACTCACATTGTTGTAGTTTGTCGAGACATCACTGGACAAATCAATTATGAAGAGATGCTGAAGAGATATGCCTTCTATGACTATTTGACAGAGTTACCGAATCGCCGAAAGTTTGAAGATTGTTTAACGGAAACTTTGGTACAATCGAGAGAAGGTCGTGGTCTGTTTGCGCTTCTTTATTTGGACGGCGATAGTTTTAAACAGATCAATGATGAGCTTGGTCACGATAAAGGGGATGCTTTTCTAAAATTAATAGGCAGGCGGCTGACCCATTGGGGGATAGCAAGGCTGTCATTGCAAGGATCGGTGGGGACGAGTTTGCTATTTTACTTAAGGATTTAGATGGTATTGAGGAAGCAAGGAAGAAGGCAGAGGATTTGCTTATTAAACTTAGAGAACCCTATCAAGTTAGTGAACATATCGTTTATTCTTCATTTTCTATTGGTGTATCCTTTTATCCGTTCGATGCCGATACGAAAGAAGAACTATTTCACAGGTCTGACCAGGCGTTATATTATGGGAAACAACAAGGTAAGGACACGATATTTTTTTATCAAGATATTAACTGAAAACAAAGGATGGCTTCGGATCCTAACATTCAGGAACCCGAACCCATCCTTCAGTTATTTATTTGGGATCTCTTGTAAGTCAGTTAATATGTGGTTCGGTTTTAAGCCTAGTTCAGGCCACTTTGCTCCATTACGATTTACCCAGGCAGTATGAAAGCCATAGTGTGTGGCCCCAGCAATATCCCATGGATTACTTGAGAAGAAAAGAATCTCTTCTTTTTGTTGATTCAGCTTACTTTGCGCAAATTGATAAGCCTCTGGGTGAGGTTTATACACTTTCGTATCATCTGCACTAATGAGTGAAAAGGTGTTGGTAAGCTGATTGTTTTCAAGCAGCGGCTGTAACATGGACCGTGTTCCATTTGAGAAGATCGTCAATTGTTTATCAGGATTTTTTTCAGCCAAATGAGATACTTCAGAGTATGGTTGCAAATGTTGATATTGGTCCATCAGTTTTTGAACGGTCTCGTCATTATATTTTACGTCGTTCATGGCAAGTGCATCAA carries:
- a CDS encoding haloacid dehalogenase type II, with product MSYQAYVFDAYGTLFDVHSVKDTIHGHYPEKGPSISEEWRQRQVHYFMIRQLIQGYQPFDTVTKWALVDALAMNDVKYNDETVQKLMDQYQHLQPYSEVSHLAEKNPDKQLTIFSNGTRSMLQPLLENNQLTNTFSLISADDTKVYKPHPEAYQFAQSKLNQQKEEILFFSSNPWDIAGATHYGFHTAWVNRNGAKWPELGLKPNHILTDLQEIPNK
- a CDS encoding ABC transporter ATP-binding protein, producing MDSLLANDLTLGYGDQVIIDSLDIKIPKGEVTVLIGGNGCGKSTLLRSLARLLKPKSGQVVLDSSDISKMRTKDVAKKMAILPQSPTTPEGLSVYQLVKQGRYPYQSWAKRWAQEDEEAVNKALTDTNLLELKHRSVDSLSGGQRQRAWIAMTLAQDTDLLLLDEPTTYLDMSHQIDILDLLFDLNKDNGRTVVMVLHDINLACRYADHIVAVKDKTVYAQGKPEDVINCDLMQHVFEMTCDVREDPIFGTPMCIPHGKGRCLIKQAQAEAQEQTVQRQTV
- a CDS encoding diguanylate cyclase domain-containing protein, producing MLDDQTRVTHIVVVCRDITGQINYEEMLKRYAFYDYLTELPNRRKFEDCLTETLVQSREGRGLFALLYLDGDSFKQINDELGHDKGDAFLKLIGRRLTHWGIARLSLQGSVGTSLLFYLRI
- a CDS encoding diguanylate cyclase domain-containing protein codes for the protein MGDSKAVIARIGGDEFAILLKDLDGIEEARKKAEDLLIKLREPYQVSEHIVYSSFSIGVSFYPFDADTKEELFHRSDQALYYGKQQGKDTIFFYQDIN
- a CDS encoding PAS domain S-box protein — its product is MKFIEGLHKGNSLQKAVFQAPDRHVLRILMEGMSDFVFLMEVIDYDMYKYLYINHTSEQCYQLDRSNWEGKLIEDMLEPENASYIKSHYNQVVETAAPVTYRDTVDINGYEFAGQTLLTPFRDETGKVVQILAITRDITELAKKEQELDTVNAVYRSLLKNTADAILIVNLDGEVLESNLAFEKLYGFTKEELKEDRFPFVPFSLKSEADELIEKAVRKKHISAYETKRRHKNGVWIDVSVSVSPIYGNDGDVIGVSSVVRNISEQKVMNQKLKAIHSRYQSLFEFNPYPVVTLTLRGTITKANPAMLQMPNFEEEELLHSSFTKWIHEEDIDHVHQHIRGSFSGKKIWFQTRLIARRAERIVNVFLTPILTGQRKAGMYAILEDITEKEVTMRALKQSEAKFKLIADHSQDLISVFSPYGKLMYGSPSHVDFFGFDPVDADVDKIATVVHPKEMDQLVESFCSLL